The following proteins are encoded in a genomic region of Glycine max cultivar Williams 82 chromosome 18, Glycine_max_v4.0, whole genome shotgun sequence:
- the LOC100790889 gene encoding AUGMIN subunit 4 — MVKGLHGQNLPADVAQVVDQLERHCFAPDGSLISRPLFNDLQLAREEMCRERLRYLEAMAIYSEAIAMVEEYQQAISVSNLGGIRDTGNLYPQLGLRTSPQVYQTLEHQMVVAEAAQRLRLPLISKDGEVHDEDIEKLSVVSRSSLDSTVSGANSSNYNTPNSSVSGANSALAASDPVELGVGGVPNRFLGITPSYLWQTQHQKAPLSVDMTEYRLAVSREVEARLKMKCEKLSEAFVLDDNDSSSSGSHSSSSRFPERVKLLIEEIEREETALRDDLYSADRKFAEYYNVLEQILAVLIKLVKDLKLEHQHKYDETQKTWLCKRCETMSAKLSVLEHVLLLETYTKDSIPALHKIRKYLVEATEEASIAYNKAVTRLREYQGVDPHFDNIARQYHDIVQKLENMQWTIHQVEMDLKRLPDKPNT, encoded by the exons ATGGTGAAGGGGTTGCACGGGCAGAACCTCCCTGCCGACGTGGCGCAGGTGGTTGATCAGCTGGAGCGCCACTGCTTCGCTCCCGATGGATCTCTCATCTCCAGGCCTCTCTTCAACGATCTCCAGctt GCCAGAGAGGAAATGTGCAGGGAAAGACTGCGTTACCTGGAAGCCATG GCTATATATTCTGAGGCTATTGCAATGGTGGAAGAGTATCAGCAAGCCATTTCTGTGTCCAACCTCGGTGGAATCAGAGATACTGGCAATCTTTATCCACAGCTTGGGTTGAGGACCTCTCCTCAg GTTTATCAGACTTTAGAGCATCAAATGGTTGTTGCTGAAGCAGCTCAACGATTGAGGCTACCTCTTATCTCCAAAGACGGGGAAGTTCATGATGAAGACATTGAAAAGCTAAGTGTAGTGTCTCGAAGCTCCCTTGACAGTACTGTTAGTGGGGCTAATTCTTCTAACTATAACACTCCGAACAGCTCTGTTAGTGGGGCTAATTCTGCTCTTGCTGCTTCAGATCCAGTGGAACTCGGAGTTGGTGGTGTTCCCAATCGTTTTTTGGGAATTACTCCTTCTTATTTGTGGCAAACTCAGCATCAAAAAGCACCATTATCCGTG GATATGACTGAATATCGCTTGGCTGTTTCACGGGAGGTAGAGGCTCGCTTGAAAATGAAATGTGAAAAATTATCAGAAGCCTTTGTATTGGATGACAATG ATTCTTCATCATCTGGAAGTCATAGTTCAAGTTCTCGGTTTCCAGAAAG GGTGAAATTGCTGATTGAGGAGATTGAAAGGGAAGAAACAGCACTGCGGGATGACCTTTATTCTGCAGATAGAAAGTTTGCTGAATATTACAAT GTCTTGGAGCAGATACTTGCAGTGCTTATTAAACTTGTCAAAGATTTGAAGTTGGAGCATCAACATAAATAT GATGAGACGCAGAAGACTTGGCTCTGTAAAAGGTGTGAGACCATGAGTGCGAAATTGAG TGTTCTAGAACACGTTCTCTTGCTAGAAACTTACACTAAGGACTCTATACCTGCCCTTCATAAGATAAG gaaATATCTTGTTGAGGCAACAGAAGAAGCTTCTATTGCATATAACAAAGCG GTTACCCGCTTGCGTGAGTACCAGGGTGTTGATCCTCACTTTGACAACATTGCAAGGCAGTACCATGACATTGTGCAG AAATTGGAGAACATGCAGTGGACAATCCACCAAGTTGAAATGGATTTGAAACGTTTGCCAGATAAACCCAACACATAG
- the LOC100791423 gene encoding protein translation factor SUI1 homolog 2, producing the protein MVDLEIQVPTPFDPFAEARESDAPGAKEYVHIRIQQRNGKKSLTTVQGLKKEFSYEKILKDLKKEFCCNGTVVQDKELGKIIQLQGDQRKNVSHFLVQAGLVRKDQIKIHGF; encoded by the coding sequence ATGGTTGATTTGGAAATCCAGGTCCCCACCCCATTCGACCCGTTTGCCGAGGCGAGAGAATCGGATGCCCCCGGAGCAAAGGAGTATGTGCATATTCGAATTCAGCAGAGGAATGGGAAGAAGAGTCTGACCACAGTGCAAGGGCTGAAGAAGGAGTTCAGCTACGAGAAGATCCTCAAGGACCTCAAGAAGGAGTTCTGCTGCAACGGAACCGTGGTGCAGGACAAGGAGCTTGGCAAGATCATCCAACTCCAAGGCGACCAGCGTAAGAACGTCTCCCACTTCCTCGTTCAGGCTGGCCTTGTCAGGAAGGACCAGATCAAGATTCATGGTTTTTGA